The Mangifera indica cultivar Alphonso chromosome 8, CATAS_Mindica_2.1, whole genome shotgun sequence genome has a window encoding:
- the LOC123222801 gene encoding protein trichome birefringence-like 11, whose protein sequence is MSKNTAPRDGDTMTHLDFFKKCKRLSPLEPSLAILGFIFVATFFIGCFFYLDYRTVTREASWLGLITPFSSSEVAAAASSEKELPGFLDEGGEGCDLFDGNWVWDDNYPLYQSTDCLFIDEGFRCLENGRPDNFFTKWRWQPKDCNLPRFDAGNMLEKLRNRRLVFVGDSVGRNQWESLLCMLASAVSNKSSICEVNGEPITKHRGFLVFRFKDYNCTVEYYRAPFLVFQGRPPVGAPKEVKLSLKVDQLDWTSSQWRDADILVFNTGHWWNIEKTIKQGCYFEEGAQMNMEMSVETAFQRSIETLIDWIDSQVNMNKTQVLFRTFAPVHFRNGEWNSGGSCHMEKFPDLGPSPTSPQSHFEMVTSVLLKHLNESLVKNLDLLNVTSMTSRRKDGHASLYYLGRETGPAPLHRQDCSHWCLPGVPDSWNELLYALFLKWQSFHVQNSTEPSQPPQS, encoded by the exons ATGAGCAAGAACACAGCTCCACGGGATGGAGACACAATGACCCACTTGGATTTCTTCAAAAAATGCAAGCGTCTCAGCCCTCTTGAACCTTCTCTTGCCATTCTTGGCTTCATCTTTGTGGCTACTTTCTTCATTGGCTGTTTCTTTTACTTGGATTACCGGACTGTCACTCGGGAAGCTTCTTGGCTGGGATTAATCACCCCATTTTCTTCATCAGAAGTAGCAGCAGCAGCATCCAGTGAGAAGGAACTGCCTGGATTTCTTGATGAAGGTGGTGAAGGCTGTGATTTGTTTGATGGGAATTGGGTTTGGGATGATAACTATCCACTGTATCAAAGCACGGATTGTTTGTTCATTGACGAAGGGTTTCGTTGTTTAGAAAATGGTAGACCTGATAATTTCTTCACCAAGTGGCGCTGGCAGCCTAAAGATTGCAACTTGCCCAG ATTTGATGCAGGGAACATGCTGGAAAAGCTCCGAAATCGCCGACTAGTTTTTGTTGGTGATTCAGTTGGGAGGAACCAGTGGGAGTCCCTGCTTTGCATGCTTGCATCTGCTGTTTCCAATAAGTCCTCTATCTGCGAGGTGAATGGGGAACCTATCACAAAGCACCGAGGGTTTTTGGTATTCAGGTTCAAGGACTACAACTGCACAGTTGAATACTACAGGGCTCCATTTCTTGTGTTTCAGGGCCGGCCTCCAGTTGGTGCACCAAAAGAGGTGAAACTGAGTTTGAAAGTGGATCAGTTGGACTGGACTTCTAGTCAGTGGAGAGATGCAGATATCCTAGTTTTCAATACTGGGCACTGGTGGAATATTGAGAAGACCATAAAACA GGGTTGTTATTTTGAAGAAGGGGCACAAATGAATATGGAGATGAGTGTTGAAACTGCATTTCAGAGATCCATTGAGACATTGATTGATTGGATTGATAGTCAAGTAAATATGAACAAGACCCAAGTTCTCTTTCGAACCTTCGCTCCTGTGCATTTCAG AAACGGGGAGTGGAATTCTGGTGGCAGCTGTCACATGGAAAAGTTTCCTGACTTGGGGCCATCACCCACTTCACCGCAGTCACATTTTGAAATGGTAACCAGTGTTTTGTTGAAGCACTTGAATGAGTCCCTAGTGAAGAACTTGGATTTGTTGAATGTGACAAGCATGACATCTCGAAGGAAAGATGGTCATGCCTCCTTGTACTATTTAGGACGTGAGACTGGTCCAGCTCCTCTCCACCGACAGGACTGCAGCCACTGGTGCTTGCCCGGTGTCCCTGATTCATGGAATGAACTTCTTTATGCACTTTTCCTGAAGTGGCAGAGTTTTCATGTACAAAATTCAACAGAACCTTCTCAACCTCCTCAGTCATGA
- the LOC123222306 gene encoding F-box protein At2g27310-like, producing the protein MSVAPVDGMASLSSDLFYDILRRLDGPTLASAACTCAAFCSISKEERLWENVCSSMWPSTNREDVKSLISSIGGFRKFYADCFPLIVNKEVTEYHWNKYLEYLEEWTEAEYYGDMDEFENISPSDFVSIVDIRYKDKPVCSKVLWGIPNANGFNGWFYNCPFRIDLLTSDGEITLSVSDGLPPISSMESERKDGKLWKELRDGLRLSWIVVNKKVNQAANLASWSPLGGQRHWPTNKDFVIRFGSVLPAKEILPCQVVECILIMKFRVIHTEGEGVQTTLKLTELSMQLEDMEGAHVNGRNSLLILKEALSCRRSKNYSEVLESCHLYSKVQSELKEEKMRNESRLDRLCILSGIAAFISFCYYIL; encoded by the coding sequence ATGTCAGTTGCACCAGTTGATGGTATGGCATCATTGAGCAGCGATCTGTTTTATGACATACTGAGGCGTCTTGATGGCCCAACGTTGGCCAGTGCAGCATGTACCTGTGCTGCCTTCTGTTCAATCTCGAAAGAGGAGAGATTGTGGGAGAACGTATGTTCTTCTATGTGGCCTTCAACCAACAGGGAGGATGTCAAAAGTTTAATATCTTCTATTGGGGGGTTTAGAAAGTTCTATGCAGACTGTTTTCCCCTTATTGTTAACAAGGAGGTTACAGAGTACCATTGGAATAAATATCTCGAGTACCTGGAAGAGTGGACTGAAGCGGAATATTATGGTGACATGGATGAATTCGAAAATATTTCACCATCAGATTTTGTTTCTATTGTAGATATCAGGTATAAAGATAAACCAGTGTGTTCAAAAGTCTTGTGGGGCATTCCTAATGCTAATGGATTCAATGGTTGGTTCTATAACTGCCCATTCCGGATCGATCTTCTTACCTCTGATGGTGAAATTACTCTTTCAGTTTCTGATGGTCTTCCTCCTATTTCCTCAATGGAAAGTGAAAGGAAAGATGGGAAGCTGTGGAAAGAGCTCCGTGATGGACTCCGGCTTAGTTGGATTGTTGTTAACAAAAAGGTAAATCAAGCTGCTAATCTTGCTAGCTGGAGCCCTCTTGGTGGGCAAAGGCATTGGCCAACAAACAAGGATTTTGTGATACGCTTTGGATCCGTTCTTCCTGCCAAAGAAATTCTTCCATGTCAAGTTGTGGAATGCATCCTAATTATGAAGTTCAGAGTCATCCATACAGAAGGAGAGGGTGTTCAAACAACCCTTAAGTTAACAGAGCTCAGCATGCAGTTGGAAGACATGGAAGGTGCTCATGTTAATGGAAGAAACAGTTTGCTCATTCTCAAAGAAGCCCTAAGCTGCCGTCGCAGCAAAAACTACAGTGAAGTTCTTGAGTCATGTCATTTATACTCAAAAGTGCAAAGCGAGTTGAAAGAGGAGAAGATGAGGAATGAAAGCAGGTTAGACAGACTTTGTATCTTGAGTGGTATAGCTGCATTCATCTCGTTCTGCTACTACATTCTGTAA
- the LOC123222863 gene encoding small nuclear ribonucleoprotein SmD1b-like has product MKLVRFLMKLNNETVSIELKNGTIVHGTITGVDISMNTHLKTVKLTVKGKNPVTLDHLSVRGNNIRYYILPDSLNLETLLVEETPRVKPKKPTAGRPVGGRGRGRGRGRGRGRGGR; this is encoded by the exons ATGAAGCTCGTCAG GTTTTTGATGAAGCTGAACAATGAAACAGTTTCCATTGAGCTTAAGAACGGAACAATTGTTCACGGAACCATCACAG GAGTGGATATCAGTATGAACACACATTTGAAAACAGTGAAACTTACAGTGAAGGGGAAAAATCCAGTAACTTTGGATCACCTTAGTGTGAGGGGCAACAACATTCGTTATTATATCCTTCCTGACAGTTTGAATCTTGAAACATTGCTGGTTGAAGAGACGCCTAGGGTCAAGCCCAAGAAGCCAACTGCTG GGAGGCCTGTTGGGGGACGTGGTCGGGGTCGTGGACGTGGCCGTGGACGTGGTCGAGGTGGCCGTTAA